The Chryseolinea soli nucleotide sequence CCTGTAGACCTTTCACAAAGTCCCAATAACGAACTCATCGTTCAGAAAGATGGCTTCCTCTGTGCTGCCTTTGGCACGAAATTGTCCATCACCTTCAACCGGAAGTTGGGCTCGGGTCTGGTAGGTGGCGAAGGCTTTATCTTGCAAAAACTTCAAGGCGACGGTAAAGTATTTGTTCACGCCGGCGGCACCGTGATCGAGCGAACACTCAACAATGAAACCCTGCGTGTAGACACTGGGTGTGTTGTGGCATTCGAATCGCAGATCGACTTCGACGTGCAAACTTCCGGCGGCCTTCGCTCGATGGTGTTTGGCGGCGAAGGCGTTTTCCTGGCCACGCTGCGGGGCACGGGTCGCGTGTGGCTGCAATCCATGCCCATCCGCAAGCTGGTGCAGGCGCTGGCGCCCTATGGCCGCAACCGGGGAAAAGAAGCCAGCTCGTTGCTGGGCGGATTATTTGAGGAATAGGCCTGCCCATGAACGCGGAGCAGGAGAAACTCATCGCTATTTTCAATTCGAAGATCACCCTCACCGGGGAAGAGGCAACCGCATTGCTGGACCGCTGGCATCACGCGTCCACGCTGAAGCGAAACGATTTCCTCATCAGCAAGGGCCAGGTGGAATCTAACCTGTTTTATGTGATCCGGGGCAGTATGCGTATTTACTACCCGCATCGCGACGACGAGATCTGTGTGGGCTTTGCGCACGAGGGAAATCTGATCTGTTCGTATCCTTCTTTTATCCGAAACCAACCCTCGGACTATTTTATCCAGGCCCTTGCTAAAACGGATGTGGTGGCCATCCGGCGACAGGATTTCTATGGGTTGTTCGATGCCTATCCACGCATAGAAAGGGCGTGGCGCTTGTTGGAGGAAGAAGCGTTGCTGGGCAAGATCGAAAGAGAAGTGGAGATGCTCACGTTCACACCCGAAGAGCGCTACCACCGGCTGCTGGAACGCAGCGGCCACATTTTTCAAACGATCCCCCGGAAATACATTGCGTCCTACCTGCGGATGACGCCGGAGACGTTGAGCCGCATACGGCCTTCGTGAGCGCAACGAACACACCGGGTTACACGTTCTTCTTGACGGCGATCAATTTTTACGACGTCTTGCCCCGGTAGTTTTGTCAAAAAAAATCACATGACAACAAACCAACTCCTCTCCACGCTACAATCCAACATCCACGCCCTCGTCGAAACGGTGGAAACCGAATTTATGCCGTTGCCCGATGCGGCCTTGAACACCAAAGAGGCTCCGGATCGCTGGAGCATATTGGAATGCCTGGAGCACCTGAATCGTTACAGCCGCTACTACAATACGGCCCTTGCCAAAGCCATTGCCCGAGCAAAGACGCAAAATCAGGCCCGCGATGAACAAGCACGATCCACCTGGCTGGGACAGAAGTTTATCGCGATGGTCCATCCCTCCAACGTGAAAAAGCAAAAGACCTTCAAATCCATGAATCCCGCACAAAGCGTATTGGACCGTTCGGTGGTGGACGAATGGATGCACCACCAGGAACAACGCCTGGAGCTTTTAAAAGAGGCCCGGTCGATCAACCTAAACCAAAGCCACGTGCCCATCGAATTCTTCAAATGGCTGCGGTTGAACGTGGGCGACACGTTTCAACTGCTCGTGGCACATGAGCAACGGCACCTGTTGCAGGCTTTGCGCGTGAAAGCGAGGGTAGAGCCCGTCTTTGCTCCGGCGTTGAAGGTTTGAGGATGTGAAGGCAGGTGTTAGCTTTGTGTCCGTTAAACAATCCCTATGCGACTAGGTCTTATCCGCGAAGGAAAAACTCCGCCCGACAAACGGGTTCCCTTCACTCCCCATCAGGTTGAAGAAATCGTACAACGGTTTGCCCACGTCACCGTGGTGGCGCAACAAAGTGAGTTTCGATGTTTTAAGGATAACGAATATGAAGCCCTGGGCATTGCCGCACAGCCTTCGGTGGCGGATTGCGATATCCTGATGGGTATTAAAGAAGTGCCCGTGGCACAGCTCCTCGAAGGCAAGACCTACCTTTTCTTTTCGCACACCATCAAAAAGCAACCCTATAACCGGAAGCTGCTGCAGGAAGTGCTGAAGAAAAAGATCAGGCTGATCGACTATGAAGCTTTGAAAGACAAACAAGGCAACCGCCTGGTGGCCTTCGGACGCTACGCCGGCATTGTCGGCGCGTTCAACGGGTTGTGGACCTATGGCAAGCGATATGGTGGCTACACCTTGCGCCGGGCCTTCGAATGTTTTGATGTGAACGACCTGAAGCTGGAGTTGCGCAAAGTAAAACTCCCCGCCGTGAAGATCATTTTAACCGGCGCGGGCCGCGTGGGCAAGGGTGCTATGGAGACACTGGACACCGCCGGCATCCGCAAAGTGTCGCCCCAGGATTTTTTAACACGCACGTTCGACGAGCCGGTCTATGTTCAACTGGCCAGCGCCGACTATCACACACGCAAAGACGGCGGACATTTTAACCGCGAAGAGTTTCATGAATACCCCGAACGTTACACCTCGCACTTCAAAGACTTCACAGCCGTGACCGACATCCTGATGGCCGGTGCCTTTTGGAATCCGAAGGCCCCTGTGCTGTTCACCCGCGAAGAAATGATGTCGCCCGATTTCAAGATCAAGATCATCGCCGACATCACGTGCGACATTGGAGGATCTGTCCCCAGCACCAAACAAGCGAGCTCCATCGCTGACCCCATCTACGATTTCGATCCGCGCACCGATGCCGTGAAGCCTCCGCTGAGCAACTCCGGGTTTGTTACCGTGATGGCTGTCGATAATTTACCCTGTGAATTGCCGCGCAGTGCCTCCGAAGAATTTGGGCGCGATCTGATCGACCGCATTCTCAAGCCGCTGTTGCTGGACGATCCCGAAGGCATTATCGAGCGTGGCACCATTGCCCGCGACGGAGCGCTGACGGAGACTTTTCAATACCTGAGCGATTACGTGAAGGGAAATTAGAAGGTGAAGCCGTGACGGCGGGGGAAAACTAATTTTAAGCCGCGTTTATTTTTTCCGGCAATGTCCAGGAACAGGTAAGACTCGCGCAGATTTCCCTGCATATCCCAATAATAATAGCGACCGATTTTTCCCTGGTTATACGACTGGCTGGTGACCGACCCGATCCAATACGATTCGCTGACGGGCAGGCTGGCGGGTGTGATCATGGAGGGAACGGTGGGTTTATAGACCACCCTGTCTCTGTCGCCGGTCAGGCCGGGAATAAACCATTTTCCGGAAATCTTGGTTTTTGTGCTGTTGTCCGTGGGCATGGGTACGCGCATGGGCCTCGGGGCATAGCTCGGTCTAAATTGGGCCATGGCCGTGGAGGTAATCAGCACGGTGAAGAAAAGCACGGTAGGTAAAGCGATGCGTAACTTCATTTGATGAGGAAGATACTATTTTTTCGGATCATTCCGTTACCTGACCACAGATATTCACGTTCAAAAAAAGAATTATGGAACACAAAACTCCCTCGCTCGGTGAAGAAATAGCCAACGCCATAACGCACGGTGTGGGTGCCTTGCTGGCCATTGCCGGACTGGTGTTGCTGGTGGTGTTTTCGTCGCTCTATGGAACGGCGTGGCACATTACAGGCTTCACGGTGTTTGGAACGATGTTGGTGATCCTGTATGTAATGTCCACCCTGTATCACAGTTTGCCGTCGCCCCGTGTGAAACGGCTGTTCCGGAAATTTGATCACATGGCCATCTTCCTGCTCATTGCCGGCACGTACACGCCCTTTTGTCTCACCGTGCTGAACGGCTGGTTGGGTTGGACGATCTTTGGATTGGTGTGGGCATGCGCCATCGGTGGCGTCGTGTTGAAAGCCTTTCACACAGGCAAAGCCGAATGGATCTCGACGTTGCTGTATGTGACGATGGGATGGGCGGTCGTATTCTTTATTAAACCGGTGTACGACCACATGACGACGCAAGGATTTCTTTTTTTGGTTTTGGGTGGAGCTTCCTACACCGCCGGTGTTTTCTTTTTCATAAAAGATAAAATGAAATATGCCCACAGCATCTGGCACCTGTTTGTGTTGGGTGGCAGCGTCTTTCATTTTTTCTCGGTGATGAGTTTGTTGTAACGCAAATGCCTATTTTATTCTATCCTCCAATTTATGTTAAACCCCGTATCGCGCGTTCGTTCTGAAACTAGAAAGCGATACCTTTGAACATGCTTCTATACAACGTAACGGTCGGCATCGATAAGGAAATTCAGGAAGAATGGCTCGCCTGGATGAGAGAAAACCACATTCCCCGGGTGATGGCGACGGGGATGTTTGTGGACTGGAAAATCTATAAAGTTCTGCACGACCAGGACGACGGCGGTGTTTCGTACAGCGTTCAATATTTTGCAAACACCATCAATCACGTGACCACCTATCTCGAAAAATATGCCCCCAAGCTCGTAGAAGAGCACCGCACACGTTTCCATAACCGGCATGTGGCGTTCATGACCTTGCTGGAAGAGGTATGAAAATCCCCCAATAGAAAAATAATATTTGGTTGCCTTCACAATAAAAAATATTTATTTTCGTCTCTCTCCATAAGAGAAGTATAAAATGAAAGTAAGGCTCACCACATTATCGCTTAGCATCCTGTTCTTATGGGGCAGTCTGGTAGCGTATGGCGAGAGCGTTGGCGACACCCACCCTGTGCAGGTAAAGGCCTCCAAGGAATGCGTGTCGAGCACGCTCATCTCGCTTGATGATGCAGACGAGGTGAAGCCCATGCATTTTCAGGATGCAGTTCCTTTCAACGCGCTACTTCTGGTGCCCACGTGCGGGCAGATCATAAACAACAACTTCCGTTCATCGCTGTATAAGCCCATCCGGGCCTATATCGTATTCAGGGCCTTGCGGAATTAGACCGCCAGGATGTCTCGCCCCATAACAGTTTTGTAAAAGCTGTGTTCCCGCAAGATCGTCTTGCACACTTTTTTTCTATTTATCAACCTTTTTAATTTCTCTAGGCCATGAAAGACACCAGAGTGATAAACCCTTCTGATATTCGTCTGTTTTATTTTGGATCGAAAGACGTGCTCTCCAACACAGAAGAAAAGGAAGCGCGGAGGAACAAGCTTCTGCGCGCCATGATCCTCAGCAACTGCGAACACATTCCCATTAGCCTATATATGCGACTGCCCAACGGCGACACCCTCGAAACAGAAAGCGACGTGATCGACTACGCCGACGACTTCGTGATCTTGAAAGGAGGCATCAGCATTCCGGTGTGGACGATATTCGACGTGGATGCCTAGCACCACAAACAAAGAGGCCGGAACGATCCGGCCTCTTTGCTTTTATAACGTTTGCAAGGGCTTACGCCTTTAGCAATTTTTCGATCTGCTCTTTTTCCAACGCGCAGTTGATCCACTCCTGGCCGAGTGTTGAGCCATATTTTTTGTAGAACACAATGGCGGGCTCGTTCCAATCGAGCACCTGCCACACCATGCCCGAGCAATTTTCCTGCAGGGTCACTTCCAGCGTCTTGTCAAATAAAAGTTTGCCGATGCCTTTTCCGCGTTCCGATTCGGTCACGATGATGTCTTCCAGGTAGAGGCGGCGGCCTTTCCAGGTGGAGTAGCGGTAGTAGTAGAGCGCCAGGCCCACGATGCCGTTCTCGTTTTCGGCTACATAGAATCCGTAGATGGGGTTGGGGCCAAAGCCGTCCTTCTCCATCATTTCGACGGTGTTGATCACTTCGTCGGGTGCGCGCTCGAAGGTGGCGAGCTCCTGGATCAGTTCAAGGACGCGGGGAAGATCTGATTTTATTCCTTTGCGGAGGGTGGTGTTGTTCATGTGATAAAAATAGAAAAGTATGGTTGATACAAACGGTCACGTGAAAGACTTTTCACAGCCTTTCCATGCCCCGTCGCGGTTATATTTATTTTTTCTCCACGACGGTGACCTTCATCGGAATTTTGCGGAGTGGTTTCTCGAGGTCGTATACTTTTTCGTGGGCGATCTTGTCGATGACATCAAAGCCTTCCACCACTTCGCCGAAGACGGTATATTTTTGATCGAGGGTCATATAGCCGCCCACGTTTTCGTAGACCTTTCTTTGTTCGGGAGTGTGCGTGATCCCCAACGTTTTTTCCTCTACCGTAATGTCTTCGGGATAGTAAGTAGTGCCGTGAATAATAAAGAACTCAGCGGCAGACGACTCCAGGTTGGGATTGTTCTCGTCCTGGCGGGCCATGGACAGGGCTCCTTTCTTATGATAATGCTCCGGTCTGAATTCAGCAGGCACGCGGTATTTTAGTTTCTTGTTCAGATCGCCGCCCTGGATCATGAAGCCGCTGGCAATGCGATAGAAATCGGCGTTTTCATATTGGCCGTCTTTGATGAGCTTGATGAAGTTGGCGCGATGAAGCGGGGTGTCTTCATACAATTTCAGCCGCATGGTGCCAAAAGAGGTTTCGATGATCACTTCGTTCTCGGGATTTTCCTGGCCGTATTTGGTGAGGACGTCGCGGACGTTTTCTGGGGTGATGAGGATGGTTTCTTTTTTGGTGCAGGAGGCGAGGAGGAGAATGAGCAGTGCGGCGGTGATTTTTTTCATGCGCAAGGGATTAATGGTCAAGAAAGGCTAAAATTAATTTTAATCCGGTTATTTTGGAGCACATTTTAAATTAAAAACGATGTGTAGAATAATTGCTTTACTGCTTTTAAGCGGGATGTCATGGGCCGCAACTGCGCAGAATTATTCACCTAAAACGGTTGGGAACAAATGGACTTTCAGAATGCAGGAACACTCTTTTGTGGACGAGGTTATCAAAGGAACGTTGAAACACAAAGGAAAGGAATATAGCAGAACGGTACGAAAGTATTCATGGGGTTCAACAGACACCATTTTCAGCAGGGTCGATCATAAGGGAACGAGCTATTATCTTGACGTAAAATCACGACAGGAAACTATGGATATTCCTGGTGAGTTAAAAGTCGGTCTGGCCTGGATCAGTTCCGACGGAGCTTGGAAGTATATGATCAAGAGCTTGTCAGAAACATTGTCCACGCCCGGTAATAAATTTGAGAATTGCCTTGTGATCAAAGCGGAACAGGTTACCGGTAGGGACAAAGAAAAACTTCAGACCTACTATATCTATTACGTAAAAGATATTGGATATGTCGGCAGCAAAGTTGAGCAAGGACTGATGGCATACTTGGAAAAATGGGAATTGAAATAGGTTGCCTCGGGCAAGAAGAATCACTCGCTACTCTTCAACGAATGGTGAACCAATAAACCCCACGCACCCCAAAAAACCGTGTCCTCGTTGCTTCGGCGCCCTGCGTTCCAAGCCCGTGATTATAAAAGAGCGAGGCTTCAATTGCCCGTCTGTCCTTCAATGCGTGACTGAAGCCTAGCGACAGATTGATCGCTCCGGAATAAATGCTCGTTTTTTTTACGGTTGCGTTAGAAATAATCGATGTTGGATTTGCGGTTTGGTTATCGAACCGGTAAGTATACTCCAGGTCTTCGTTCAGGTAGATGGTCGAAGAATACCCGATGCCCGCAAGCCAATGGTTGGACAACGAAAGCGGGTATCGGAATTTCAGATTTAGGGGGATCTCGAGCATGCGGTAGTCGATCTCAACGCGTTGCAGGTCGCCAAAATGGGTGTCTACTCCGGGTAAGGAAGCGTTCGCCAATAATTGTTCATCATGGATAGCATAGTAACGCGCGCTGTACTTCGCTCCCGTTTCCACGGCTAGAGACGGCGAAAAAATCAAGTCCGCCAGAATGCCGCCACTGAAATTTGCATGACCGTCGCCCAAAGAATATAGACCATTTGAAAATTCAAAAGAGGGGCCCAGTTTTAGTCCAACACCCCGGCTATAGTGCTTCTCCAGGTTGTAGACGGTTTTTGCAGAAAGTGATCTTTCAACGGTTGAGCGCAATTCCCTATGTTCACGAACAACGCGAAAACTCTTGTCTTCCATTTTATGCGGCACCACGCGTGTCGGGGCGGCGTCGTTCATCGTTTCATACTCCGGTGTCGAATCGCTACTGGCAGCAAAAGCTGCTCCTTCGTGTTGCAAAAGGTTATAGGCCATTAATTTTCGATTGGCCTCTTCGAGTATCGCGATTCGCCGGATCAGGGATGCAGCCAACAAAGATCCTGGCTGCCTGCTCTCGATGATCCGGACAGTATCAGGCTTCCGCATTTGCAATTGATGTACTTCTACACGCAATTTCTCGATCTCCCGGGTCTGCGCGGTCAGGGTTTTAACGGCTTCTTCCCGTTCGCGTCTTGTCAACCCTTGTTGTCCAAGAGTGATCATCGCGAAAATCAATAACCCCGTGCCGATCAGCAATTCGACGCGGTAGCGTGAATACCATGACGCCGTGGACATTGCCGCAATCTGGTGATGAAATCCGGTCAGCGCACCGGGGTCACCGGGATGCTCATATTCGCGCAATTTTTTTCTTAGGGCACTATCAAACTTACTGTCATCCATGCTGGCTGTACTTTAACTTTTCTTCCTGGTCCGTCATCAGCATTTTCTTAAGTTTATTTCTGGCAATCGCCAGATTCGATTTCGACGTGCCTACGGTGATGTTGAGCTTGGTTGGCGATCTCTTCATGTTGATATCCTTCGATAACAAAAAGATTGAACACCATACGATAGGAGGGCGGAAGCCTTTGGATCGAAGAAATGATCTCTTGAGCCGAAAGATTGTCCAGGGCGGTTTCGGATAGCGATTCATTTTGAACATGCGAAATATCCAGGCTGTAATAGTGTTTCTCGTTTCTCCTGAAATAATCGATGGCTGAGTTGATCATGATCTTCCTCAACCATCCGTTGAACGACAATCCTTTGGAATACAAATTGAGCTTAGAGAAAATTTTGATAAACCCATCATTCAAGATCTCGATGGCCTCTTCGCTTGTCCTGGCGTAGCGCAGGCAAATGCCCATGGCGTAGGCGTAAAATTCTCTGTAGAGCCGGTCTTGGCTCATGCGATCCCCACTTCGACAAGAATCCAACAGTTTATATAGTTCGGTCTCTTTGATCGGCGGAGTTTTAGGTGTGACCGTCAAATAGTAACACGCAATTTTTTGCCAGAGGGTTGGTTGCGTCTTGTTAAGAAATTGAAATAAACCGCGTGAACCAACCTATTCTCTTTTTCTCCCGTGATGTTAGTGTTTCTTTATCCACCATCAATTTACCTGCTTTATGAAAAATATGATCCTGTATTCATTTCTTTTGATTGCGCTAATGTGTTGCGACAAAGACGAAGATCCTGTACCAGAAAATCCTGCGGACACGCCATACGATGTTAAGATCGACCCCACCGATTTTGAAAGCACCGGCATCGTCGGGAACGAGTTCTTTCCACTCATTTCGGGAAAAACCTATGTGTATGAAGGCAAGAGCGACGAGGGTGGCGACACCCGCATCCTGGTAGCGTATACCAGCAATATCAAAATGATCCAGGGCGTTACTTGCGTGGAGGTGCATGACCAAGCCTATGAGAATGGTAGTTTGATCGAAGACACGTACGATTGGTATGCTCAGGATAAGCAAGGCAATGTGTGGTACTTTGGCGAAGCAACCCAAACTTTGGAGAACGGTCAGGTGACGGGTACAAAGGGATCGTGGGAAGCGGGCGTCAACGGGGCCTTGCCGGGGATTATTATGTTGGCAAATCCCCTTGTCAGCATGTGGTACAGACAGGAGTACTTTAAAGGTGAGGCCGAAGACGTTGCCCAGGTACTCGGTACTTCGGCGTCTGTCAGTGTGCCCTATGCCTTATTTGAAAACTGCTTGCAAACGGCTGAATGGAGCTTGTTGGAGACGGGAATAGTAGGTCAAAAATACTACGCCTCAGGTGTTGGGGTTGTGAAGTCGATCGGGGTGAAAGGCGAGTCGGGCTATGAGGATTTGAAGGAGATCCAATGATAGTTCCCGTGTCAGAAAAGGCAACGGAAAATGAGCGATAGAAGACCGATTGCCTAGAAGAAAGCTTCCCCTCGAATCGAACGAGGGTGTGCAGCGGCTGACCTTGTTGCTGCAGATTGATTTTTTACGAGCGACAACAGCATACATGAACAAGCTTGTCACTTTTGATTAGTGTGTGAGCAAGGAAGCAACATTCATCGCAGAGAATTTTATAAAGGGAAAACCTGGCGACGGAGTTTTCCTTATGAGTACCCAGGGCGGGACTTGAACCCGCACGACCTTTTAGGGTCACAGGATTTTAAGTCCTGCGTGTCTACCAATTTCACCACCCGGGCAGGTTTTGCTTGTGGGCATTTCTTCTGACAACGTGGGAGATCTTTTTACAAACCTCCTGAAAAAATAATCCCCTTTCCATCTGGAAAGGGGCTATTCTTTTGAGCGGGAAACGAGACTCGAACTCGCGACCCCGACCTTGGCAAGGTCGTGCTCTACCAACTGAGCTACTCCCGCAAAATCTTGGTTGTGTGTGGGTGTGATCGATTTGGGAGTGCAAATTTAATTCCGATTCCTAAATTTCCAAATTCACATTAAAAATCTTCGTTTTTTAATGAATTTAAGCAAAAAATAGGTGCTTCGGCTCACTGCCAAAGATCACGGTTTCAGGGCGATACACGAGATCTCCACATTCACATCCTTGGGCAGGCGGCTAACCTCCACCGTTTCGCGGGCGGGCGGGTTTTGGGTGAAATATTTTCCATAGACCTCGTTCACTTTGGGGAAATCGCCCATATTCTTTAAAAAGATCGACGTTTTCACCACGGCGCTAAAGTCCAGCCCGGCGGCTTTCAGGATCGCGGCGAGGTTGGCCATCACCTGGGTGGTCTCTTCTTCGATAGTGCCTTTCACGATCTCGCCCGCCTTCATGGGGATCTGTCCACTGATGAAAAGCATGTTGCCGGCCTGGATGGCCTGGCTGTAGGGACCGATGGGTTCGGGCGCTTCCGCGGAATAAACAACAGTTTTTGCCATGTTTGTGAAGTTTAAAAATTAATTTAGCAGTCGCCAAAAATAAACAATCGTTCAACGGATTTAGCTTCGCGCATGAATATTTTAGTTATCGGTGAGCCCGTCAACCTGCAGGAATGTCACCATAAATTTGGTGACAAGCACATTTACTCCCGGGTAGACGAGCACCGCGACGCAGAAAAATTTTTGAGGAACAGCGACCTGGTCTTTGACTTCATCATCGAAGAAGAAGTGCACCAGTTCGAGATCTACAATGAATACGCCGCCACAGCGTTTATCAATACATGTAAAGTAAGTCTGGGCGAGTTGGTGCACCTCACCGACCACGCGCTGCAGAGCACGATCTTTGGCTTCAATGGCCTGCCCACATTTCTTTCGCGCGAGGTCATGGAAGTGAGCTTGTGGAAACCTGAGGACGAGCCCCGTCTCCGGAAAATTTGTGGCGACCTCAAAACAGATTTCCTGCTGGTCGACGATCGCGTGGGATTGGTCACGCCACGCGTGGTGTGCATGATCATCAACGAAGCCTACTACACCGTGCAAGACGGCACCGCTACCCGCAAGGACATCGACCTGGCCATGAAGCTGGGCACAAACTATCCCTACGGACCCTTCGAGTGGTGCCAGCGCATTGGTGTGAAGCATGTTTACGAGCTCATCGAGGCGCTGTATGACGACACCAAAGACGAACGCTATAAGATCTGCCCGTTGCTGAAGAAAGAGTATTTGAAAAGCTAGCGCTTGCCCGGCGTATTAAGTTATTGTTAATGCAGGAGGGCCTGTGAATTTTAAAGGTATTTTTAGCGCACATTAAAGAAGTTGGAACCCGTCCCACACACCGAGTCGAACCTGAACGCGAATCACAACGCATGGAATAACGTCCGCATCGTGCTGGCTATTGCCGGGGCCTTCGTGTTGTTCTTGTTCGCCCTCGACCTGATGACGTCGTCGCTGCAACACATGGGGAAAAATGTGGCAGAGACCATCTTGCTGGCCACGTCAAATCCGTTTACGGGACTGTTCATCGGGTTGCTCATCACGGCCATGTTGCAAAGCAGCTCCACCACTACTTCATTGGTCGTAGCGTTGGTCGCATCGGGATCCATTACCCTGCAGAGTGCCATCCCCATCATCATGGGCGCCAACATCGGCACCACGATCACCAGCACCATCGTGTCGCTGAGTTTTATCAACAAGAAAAAAGAATTTCGCCGCGCCGTAGCCGCCGGCACGTATCACGACTTCTTTAATATCCTTACGGCCACGGTGCTCTTCCCGCTGGAATATTACTACGGATTTCTATCGTCGCTTTCGGCATGGATCACCAGTTTCTTTTTCAGTCCCGTGGCGGCACCCGTACAAAACAAGATCTCGCATTTTTGGGTGGGCTTCAGTCCCGTCATTGAATTTTTGATCCAGGAAATGCCGAGCCCATTTTTCCTGGCATTCATTGCGCTGGTCCTCTTGTTTTCGTCCATCCTGATCTTTCGCAGGCTGATCTCCAATTTGCTGAAGGCGAAGTCGCCGGAGCAGTTTGGCCGCTTCTTTCCAAAGAATCAGTTCAAGTCCTTTTTATGGGGATTGCTGACGACGGCGGCCATTCGTTCCAGCACGATCACCACGTCGGTGGTGGTGCCCATTGTGGCCAAGAAGATCGCCAATCTCAAACAGGCCGGGCCCTTTATCATGGGTGCCAACGTGGGCACTACCATCACCGCGTTTATCGCGGCCACGTTGAACGCCAACACTGCGCCGGCCATCAGCATCGCCATCGCGCACTTCCTTTTTAATTTTATCGGTGTGTTGTTGTTCTTCCCCGTGCCGGTGATGCGGCGGTTGCCGATGGCCCTGGCGGAGGGGTTGGGAAAGCTTGCGCTGAAATACCGGCTGGTCGGTTTCGTCTATATCCTGGTCACGTTCTTCTTCCTTCCCTTCACCCTCATTTATTTCAACCGCGACTCCATCAAGACCCTGGACCTGGGCTATGCCGAGACCACCGCTGCCGGCGAGACCGTGCCGTACCGCGTAGTGATCCGCATCAACGTGCGTACACAAACCGGGGAGTGGACAAAATATAACAACGACGAACCCGGCACCGAACCCGCCTTTATTTATCCGATGACGGTGAAGAACAACACCCTGCTGGTGGGCAAGCAAATGTTCCGTTTCAGCCGGCCGGGTTTCTGTTGGGACGGCGAAGATGAAAAGGGCAAGTTCAAAACCTGCATCGTGCAGGTGATGCCGAAAATGGAAATGGCCGGACAGTCGTTCGACTCGGTGTTTGTCGCGCAGGTCAACTATGCAAACGCGACCGACTCCATCGCGCACCGCTATTACATGAATGCCACCTACAATATCCTGTTGCAACACGAGATCCTGGCCCCCGGAAAAGCCCCGCTCGTGGCTGAAAAGCTCACCCGGTTTGGGATGGAGTGATCTTCTCTTTATATTGCATGATCACATTTACAGAACCGTGCTGAAAGATTCAATACTGAAATTTCTGAAACTGGATACCCTCGTCGAACACCTTACTGGCTTCGTGGAGACCCGCATCGAGTTGATGAAACTGGAGATCAAGGAGGAGGTGGCCAAG carries:
- a CDS encoding TIGR00266 family protein, translated to MKKSHEIDYEIKGESIQIVEVELDPNETVVAEAGAMLFMEDGIQFEAKMGDGSNPSQGLFDKLLSAGSRVLTGESLFMTHFTNRGGRKAKVGFSAPYPGTVIPVDLSQSPNNELIVQKDGFLCAAFGTKLSITFNRKLGSGLVGGEGFILQKLQGDGKVFVHAGGTVIERTLNNETLRVDTGCVVAFESQIDFDVQTSGGLRSMVFGGEGVFLATLRGTGRVWLQSMPIRKLVQALAPYGRNRGKEASSLLGGLFEE
- a CDS encoding Crp/Fnr family transcriptional regulator, with amino-acid sequence MNAEQEKLIAIFNSKITLTGEEATALLDRWHHASTLKRNDFLISKGQVESNLFYVIRGSMRIYYPHRDDEICVGFAHEGNLICSYPSFIRNQPSDYFIQALAKTDVVAIRRQDFYGLFDAYPRIERAWRLLEEEALLGKIEREVEMLTFTPEERYHRLLERSGHIFQTIPRKYIASYLRMTPETLSRIRPS
- a CDS encoding DinB family protein, whose product is MTTNQLLSTLQSNIHALVETVETEFMPLPDAALNTKEAPDRWSILECLEHLNRYSRYYNTALAKAIARAKTQNQARDEQARSTWLGQKFIAMVHPSNVKKQKTFKSMNPAQSVLDRSVVDEWMHHQEQRLELLKEARSINLNQSHVPIEFFKWLRLNVGDTFQLLVAHEQRHLLQALRVKARVEPVFAPALKV
- a CDS encoding NAD(P)-dependent oxidoreductase, giving the protein MRLGLIREGKTPPDKRVPFTPHQVEEIVQRFAHVTVVAQQSEFRCFKDNEYEALGIAAQPSVADCDILMGIKEVPVAQLLEGKTYLFFSHTIKKQPYNRKLLQEVLKKKIRLIDYEALKDKQGNRLVAFGRYAGIVGAFNGLWTYGKRYGGYTLRRAFECFDVNDLKLELRKVKLPAVKIILTGAGRVGKGAMETLDTAGIRKVSPQDFLTRTFDEPVYVQLASADYHTRKDGGHFNREEFHEYPERYTSHFKDFTAVTDILMAGAFWNPKAPVLFTREEMMSPDFKIKIIADITCDIGGSVPSTKQASSIADPIYDFDPRTDAVKPPLSNSGFVTVMAVDNLPCELPRSASEEFGRDLIDRILKPLLLDDPEGIIERGTIARDGALTETFQYLSDYVKGN
- the trhA gene encoding PAQR family membrane homeostasis protein TrhA, with the protein product MEHKTPSLGEEIANAITHGVGALLAIAGLVLLVVFSSLYGTAWHITGFTVFGTMLVILYVMSTLYHSLPSPRVKRLFRKFDHMAIFLLIAGTYTPFCLTVLNGWLGWTIFGLVWACAIGGVVLKAFHTGKAEWISTLLYVTMGWAVVFFIKPVYDHMTTQGFLFLVLGGASYTAGVFFFIKDKMKYAHSIWHLFVLGGSVFHFFSVMSLL
- a CDS encoding DUF4286 family protein, yielding MLLYNVTVGIDKEIQEEWLAWMRENHIPRVMATGMFVDWKIYKVLHDQDDGGVSYSVQYFANTINHVTTYLEKYAPKLVEEHRTRFHNRHVAFMTLLEEV
- a CDS encoding GNAT family N-acetyltransferase: MNNTTLRKGIKSDLPRVLELIQELATFERAPDEVINTVEMMEKDGFGPNPIYGFYVAENENGIVGLALYYYRYSTWKGRRLYLEDIIVTESERGKGIGKLLFDKTLEVTLQENCSGMVWQVLDWNEPAIVFYKKYGSTLGQEWINCALEKEQIEKLLKA
- a CDS encoding peptidylprolyl isomerase gives rise to the protein MKKITAALLILLLASCTKKETILITPENVRDVLTKYGQENPENEVIIETSFGTMRLKLYEDTPLHRANFIKLIKDGQYENADFYRIASGFMIQGGDLNKKLKYRVPAEFRPEHYHKKGALSMARQDENNPNLESSAAEFFIIHGTTYYPEDITVEEKTLGITHTPEQRKVYENVGGYMTLDQKYTVFGEVVEGFDVIDKIAHEKVYDLEKPLRKIPMKVTVVEKK
- a CDS encoding RNA polymerase sigma factor, which gives rise to MSQDRLYREFYAYAMGICLRYARTSEEAIEILNDGFIKIFSKLNLYSKGLSFNGWLRKIMINSAIDYFRRNEKHYYSLDISHVQNESLSETALDNLSAQEIISSIQRLPPSYRMVFNLFVIEGYQHEEIANQAQHHRRHVEIESGDCQK
- a CDS encoding RidA family protein; the encoded protein is MAKTVVYSAEAPEPIGPYSQAIQAGNMLFISGQIPMKAGEIVKGTIEEETTQVMANLAAILKAAGLDFSAVVKTSIFLKNMGDFPKVNEVYGKYFTQNPPARETVEVSRLPKDVNVEISCIALKP